The genomic segment GGGTGCACGACCTGCATCGGCAACAGTGGCCCGTTGGTGCCGGAAGTCGCGCAGCAGGTCGACGAAAACGATCTCGTCGTTGCGTCAGTCCTGAGCGGCAACCGCAACTTCGAAGGTCGCATCCACCCGCAGGTGCGCGCAAGCTTCCTCGCATCGCCACCGCTTGTTGTCGCGTACGCGCTGGCCGGCACGGTCGATATTGATCTCACGACCCAGCCGCTTGGCATTGGCTCGGATGGTACCCCAGTCTTCCTGCGCGACATCTGGCCGAGCCAGACCGAGGTACGCGACGCCGTGGAATCGGCGGTGACTTCGGACGTGTTCGCACGTAACTACGCGCACGTCTTTGACGGCGACGAAGCATGGCGTTCGCTCGAAGTTCCTTCAGGAGAGTTGTACGCGTGGGATAACGAGTCAACCTACATCCAGGAGCCACCGTACTTCGACAACCTGCAAATGGAGCCGTCGCCCACGCAGGACATCCAGAACGCGCGCGTGCTGCTCCAGCTCGGCGACTCGATCACGACCGACCACATTTCGCCGGCTGGCTCGATCAACCCGAAGAGCCCGGCAGGTGAGTATCTGATCCTGAACGATGTTGGGCTGTTCGACTTCAACTCGTATGGCGCTCGCCGCGGCAACCACGAAGTGATGATGCGCGGCACGTTCGCGAACGTCCGCTTGCGCAACGAGCTCGTCCCCGGCAAGGAAGGCTGGTGGACCAAGTATCTGCCGACCGGCGAGGAGATGGCGGTCTACGATGCCGCGCACATGTACCAGCAGGATGGCACTCCGTTGATCGTCGTGGCTGGCAAGGAGTATGGCTCTGGCTCTTCGCGGGACTGGGCTGCGAAGGGTCCGCAGCTGCTCGGCATCCGTGCCGTCATCGCAGAGTCGTATGAGCGCATTCACCGGAGCAATCTGGTGATGATGGGCATCTTGCCGCTGCAGTTCAAGGCGGGTGACAGCCGCCAGTCGCTCGGACTGGATGGCACCGAGGTGTTCGACATCCCTGGCATCGCCGCCGGGCTGCGCCCCGGACAGTCGCTCTCAGTCACGGCACGACGCGGTGACGGAACCGCGATCACCTTCGACGCAACCGTGCGAATCGACACCGAGATCGAGTGGGAGTACTACCGCCACGGCGGTATCCTGCCGATGGTGCTCCGACGTCTCGCAGAAGCGTAAGGACAATTTCGTTCGATGCATTGAGCCCAGGCATATCGCCTGGGCTCAATCGTTTGCACCCGAATGATGACGCTCACTGGTGGCGGGCGATCGTCAGTCCTTGGACGGGATACCGACAATCATTTCGATCTCGACGCGCATCGACGGATTGGCCAGCTTGGCCTCGATCGTCGAGCGGGCCGGCTTGTCCTCGCTCAGGTAGCTGCGGTAGACCGCATTGAACTCCTGGAAGTCGTTGATGTCGGACAGGAAGCAGGTCGCCTTCAACGCGTTATCGATGCTCGTGCCGGCTTCTTCCATAATCAGCATGAGCTTTTCCATGATCTGCTGCGTCTGCCCCGCCGTGTCGAGCGACGTATCGTCGGCAACCTGGCCAGAAGTGAAAAGCAGGTTGCCCCAGATCGTCGCCACCGAATACGGGCTCGTCGGAACCGGCAGCTTGTCCGACCGGAGAATCTCGCGTTGTGTCATTGTGTCCTACCATTTCCTATATGAAACGTGTGCGGCCACTTTGCCGCTACTCCGATTCTAGCCGCTCTTCGGGTCTGAATGGCAACGGATACCCCTTGGGGGTATAATCACGGCAGCGAAAGGCTGAGAACTATGTCAATGAAACTGATTCCACCTGACGAGAACCCGGAAGTTGAGCAGGCAAGCGAGCACGATCATCACGCCTCGTATGCTGCCGACAAAGCCAAGATCCTCGCCCGATTGCGCAGGATGGAGGGCCAGGTGCGCGGTGTTCAGCGCATGATCGAAGAGGATAAGTATTGCGTCGACGTGTTGACGCAGATCTCCTCGATCATTGCTGCCTCACGCGCCGTTGGCATGCTGGTTCTGGAGGATCACATACGCGGCTGTGTCGTGAACGCCGATGAAAAGGACACCGAGGTCGTCCTGACGGAACTCACCGATGCGATCGAGCGCTTCTCGCGTTCCGTCGGATGATTGCCTGACTCGTCGCCTACTGGTCCGAGTTGCTGCGCGATCTGTATGACTGCATCGCGCGGCAGCATCGACTCGATGCGGTAGGTGACATCCCCGGCGGTCCAGAGCAGCACATTGCCCGCCAGCCGCATGTCCTCCTGATGGAATGAGCCGTCCGGCGCGGTGTAGACAAACGCATGCGGACTGCCGGCGATCCAGTACCCGACTTCGCCCCGTACCTCCACAACCTCCATCGTCGTCCCCTCGTCCAGGAACTTGCGGATGAAGCTGTCAGTCGTTGAGCCCTGCAGTTCGCTGATGAGTAACCCAACGCCGCTGTCGCCGACCTCGGGGAGTGTTGCTGTTGGGTGAAATGCGAAACTCACCTGCGTACCCCAGTCAGGACTCAGCACGTATACATCTGGCGTACCAAGCGATTGCGGCGGGGCCGAAATGGCAAAGCCGGCGCGTTCCTGCGCGTCGCCGAGCATCACGTGCTCGCCAAGCTGCAACGTGCTGCCGGCCGGGGCGCGCTGCGACTCACGCGAGATCTCGATGCCAGGTACACCGAGGCGGTCGGCCACTGTCTCTCGTGCTGACGGCCATGCCGCGATTCCACCGAGTGCGATCGCGAAGACGAGCAATGCGGCGACGGCCAGACGCCGTGGCTGCCAGCGGGAGCGCCGTGGATGGCGGTGCATGGCAATCTCACGCCCGACAACTTCGGAAATATGTGTGGCATCTGGCCACTCGATCTGATCGCCAAGATCACGAAGGATCTGCTCAAGGTCGGCGTCAGCGTTCATGGCGGTTGACCACTGCGTCATGCGTGCTCTCCAAAGAGTCTCGGCCGTCCGGCGAAGTCATCTGCTCCCGTAGCCGCCTGAGCGCGCGCGACAGTCGCGACTTTACCGTGCCCTTCGGACAACCGGCGAGCTCGGCTGTTTCCGCCTCAGACAGGCCGAGCATGTAGCGGCACACGACGACGAGGCGTTCGTCGTCGTTCAAGTCGTCTACTGCGGCCAGCACGACGCGCCTCGTGTCCTGCGCGACGGCGATGTCTTCAGCGGATGGCTCTGTCGTGACGGTTAATGTCGCGCGGTTGACTCGCGAGGCGAGGCGCTCGCGCCGCGAATCGCTGCGACGTCGATTGCGCGCTTCGTTCCCGGCGATGCGCAAGATCCATGGGCGAAACGGGCTACCGGAGCGGAAGCGGTCAATTGCAAGCCAGGCTTTGATGAATGCTTCCTGCGCGGCATCGTCGGCATCGGCGCGCGAACCGGTGATCAGCCAGGCGGTGCGGAGCACGACGTCCTGATAGCGGCGCACGATCTCTTCCCACGCCGCGACATCGCCAGATTTTGCGCGCTCAAGGAGCGCCGTTTCGTCCGTCGGCTGCTCGTCAACGATCTTCATCTGCTTCATATACACCAGTCACGCGCATTGGGTTCGCGGACACTGGCGGATCAGCGAATGAAGCGATACGACGGATGCACGATGCCGACGACAGCGATGATCGCTGCCAGCAGGAGCGCGCCGATACCGATCGTGAGTGGCGCGGTGAAGGCATCCGAGAGCGCGCCATACGGAACAACTGCAAGCGGCATTGCCGAGAACGTGAGCATGTAGACGCTCATCACCCGACCATGATAGGCAGGATCGCAGTTGTTCATGACCAGCGTGCTGTTCAGCGCTTGATACCCGGACGAAACGAAGCCGATGATCAGGAGTGTCCCGAGCCCGATGTGAAACGACTCGCTGAAGGCGAAGACAGCCAATGAGAGACCGAACGCGATGCCCAGACCCATCTGAAGCAGACCCTTGCGCTGGAATGCCGTCAACCCCGCGATCGTCAGCGAGCCGGCAAGCGCGCCGATGCCATTGAACGTGAGCAGCAGGCCGAGTGCGCTTGGCCCGACGTTGAAGACATCTTCGGCGAAGACTGGCATCAGTTGCTGGTACGGCATACCGAGAAGCACCGGCACAAACGCCAGCGTCAGCAGCGTCGAGACGACGCCATTGCCGCGGATGTATCGCAGACCCTCGCGGAGCGAATCTATTGGCGGCGGACGCTGCGTACCGAGCGGCACGCCGCGATCGTTGATGCGAAGCAGGCTGATGACGACGTAGCCGTACATCGCCGCCATGATGACATAGACGCCCCCAGCACCGATGAACGGCACAGCGATGAGCGCGCCGGCGATTGACGGCCCGATGACACGACAGAAGTTCATGCCGGCGTTGTTCAGCGCGACAGCGTTCATCAGCCGGTCGCGGCTGACGAGCTGGCCGATGAATGCCTGCCGCGAGGGCATGTTGAAAGCGAATCCGGTGCCTTGAATGGCTGCGACTGCCATGAGATGCCAGATCTGAACGACACCGGTCAGGACGAGAATTGCGTTGAGGACGGCGGCAACGCCGATGAGTGTCTGTGTGAGCAGCAAGACATTGCGTTTCGGGAATCGGTCGGCAACGACACCGCCCACAAGGCCGAGCAACAACATTGGAATGCCGGAGCCAAGTGAAACGAACCCGACCGAAGCCGCCGAGCCGGAGATGTCGAACGCGACATAGCCAGTTGTGATCATGCCCATTTGCATGGCCATGGTGCCGGGCAGCATGCCCAGCCAGAGGTTACGAAAGCCCTCCTGGTCAAGCGCCAGGAACGGCTTCTTCCAGGAAGCAACGTTGTCGAGAGCAGGATCCTTCAGGGGCGGCACAGGTTCGTTGCGTGTCGTCGCTGGGGCGGGTCCGGCTGTGTCGGTGATGGCGTGTGCTGACGAGCTGGCTCGATCAACCGTCACTAAATGGGTACCTCGTTCCGATCACCAGCCTCACCAGCGTGAGTACCGGATTGCGTCGTTGATTGATGAATGGCGACAATACGCGACCGAGCTGAATTGCGCAACCCTTGATTTATCGCGGAGCGATCCATCTTCAATGACGTCATGGTTTGGTCACTCAACGACGAAGCCCGCTGGCACGCAGTGCCTCGCAGAGAACGGCTGGCGGCGGCAAGCGCCCGATTACGACATCACGTGGACAATCGAGTAGATGCCCATGAAGGCCATGGCCGCGCCGATAGCGCAGCGTGCAACACGACCGCTTGGGTGCGAGATGCCGCGCCAGATAGTCATCGCTCCATAGCCAGCGCCCGCCAGCCCAACAATCCAGGTGAGCGCCTTCAGGACTGTCTTGGCCCAGTCCCCGGTCAGATCGCGGGTCGTGATTGCGACAACGAAGATGAGGAAGAGGCCGAGTGTTTCAGCAACAGCCGCGAGAATCTCCTCGCGCTGAATACCGGTTGATGCCTCGCCCGTTGATAGCCTCTGCATGTACCATCCCTTTGAGCATGATGTGACCGCGCCATCGCGCGCCACCCAGCGAGTCCGAGATCAATTCTAGCGGCTCCCTCGATGCGGGTTGTCATCGATGGAACGAGTGTGCCTCTCGGGCGTTATGACAGTAGGTACGTTCGCGGGCTACTTGCGGCACGGCAGGTAGCGTTGGAACTTTGGGGGTAGTTCGTGCGGGCAGCACTTCCGTATCGCGCGTTCGCGAGATTCGCCGTGGCGGCGATGATCGTTTTCACGGTTTTTGCCGGTGTTGTGACACCACAATCTGCAGCAGCCGAGGACACTCCAGCGCAGCTTCCAGTCACTGCGCAGGGAATGGCGGCGAAGGCGTATTTCCCGCCGACCAGTCACACGCTCTCCGGCTCTCTGCTGACCTCCTGGATGGATACCGGCTTGATGATCATCGGCTATCCGATCTCTGAGCCGGTGCAGGAGAAGGGCCGAACAGTCCAGTACTTCGAGCGATCGCGCCTTGAGGTCTGGCCAGAGAACGCCGGCACGAAGTGGGAAGTGCAGGGAACGCTGCTGGGCACCTGGCTGGCTGAGCAGCGCTACGGCAAGAATCGCAACAATCCTGCGTTCACGCCGCTGCCCGCAGGCTCGACGAGTGACAACCCGGATCGCGTCATCTTCCCCGAAACAATGCACTCGTTGGCGTACTCCTTCAAGAATTACTGGGATCAGAACGGCGGCCTGTGGCAGTTCGGATTTCCGATTTCGGAAGAGTTTCAGGAAGACGGCTTCACTGTCCAGTACTTCGAGCGCGCGCGTTTTGAGTGGCACCCGGAATTTGCTGGAACGCAGTACGAGGTACTGCTGGGGCTGCTTGGCAACGACTACGCCAAGGAGTTGAAGATCCCGACGACTCCGGTCGCGCAGCCGGCCGACGCGCTCATCTATGACGCGGGCGTATTCAACCCGCAGATCGCCAATGCGTTCCGCAACGGAACCGGCATGTGGTGGGCACGAGTGTCAACCGACGCCGTCTCGATCCGTACAGCGCCGCGCGCCGACGCGCCGGCGATGGACGTCGTCTACAATCGTCGGCCGATCCCGATTCACGCGGTTGTCAAGGGTGATGTTCGTGAGGGCAGTGACGCCTGGTACCTGACCGACAACTATGGCTACGTGCCAGCGGTCTACGTGTCGCCGCTGGTCCTCAATGCGCCGCCGCAGACATTCAGTGGGCACTGGGTGGACGTGAACCTCAGCCAGTTTTATGCGGTTGCCTACAGCGGCAATACGCCGACGTATGTCGCGATCATCGCTGCGGGGCGAGACGGGAAGACGCCAGTCGGCGTGTTCAATGTCCAGTATCAGGTGCGTTCCGAGATCATGGATTCGGCAACGGTCGGCATTCCGCACGGGTCGCCGGGCTGGTACTACCTGGAGAATGTCGAATACACCCAGTAC from the Thermomicrobiales bacterium genome contains:
- a CDS encoding RidA family protein; translation: MTQREILRSDKLPVPTSPYSVATIWGNLLFTSGQVADDTSLDTAGQTQQIMEKLMLIMEEAGTSIDNALKATCFLSDINDFQEFNAVYRSYLSEDKPARSTIEAKLANPSMRVEIEMIVGIPSKD
- a CDS encoding metal-sensitive transcriptional regulator, whose protein sequence is MKLIPPDENPEVEQASEHDHHASYAADKAKILARLRRMEGQVRGVQRMIEEDKYCVDVLTQISSIIAASRAVGMLVLEDHIRGCVVNADEKDTEVVLTELTDAIERFSRSVG
- a CDS encoding RNA polymerase sigma factor → MKIVDEQPTDETALLERAKSGDVAAWEEIVRRYQDVVLRTAWLITGSRADADDAAQEAFIKAWLAIDRFRSGSPFRPWILRIAGNEARNRRRSDSRRERLASRVNRATLTVTTEPSAEDIAVAQDTRRVVLAAVDDLNDDERLVVVCRYMLGLSEAETAELAGCPKGTVKSRLSRALRRLREQMTSPDGRDSLESTHDAVVNRHER
- a CDS encoding MFS transporter, whose translation is MTVDRASSSAHAITDTAGPAPATTRNEPVPPLKDPALDNVASWKKPFLALDQEGFRNLWLGMLPGTMAMQMGMITTGYVAFDISGSAASVGFVSLGSGIPMLLLGLVGGVVADRFPKRNVLLLTQTLIGVAAVLNAILVLTGVVQIWHLMAVAAIQGTGFAFNMPSRQAFIGQLVSRDRLMNAVALNNAGMNFCRVIGPSIAGALIAVPFIGAGGVYVIMAAMYGYVVISLLRINDRGVPLGTQRPPPIDSLREGLRYIRGNGVVSTLLTLAFVPVLLGMPYQQLMPVFAEDVFNVGPSALGLLLTFNGIGALAGSLTIAGLTAFQRKGLLQMGLGIAFGLSLAVFAFSESFHIGLGTLLIIGFVSSGYQALNSTLVMNNCDPAYHGRVMSVYMLTFSAMPLAVVPYGALSDAFTAPLTIGIGALLLAAIIAVVGIVHPSYRFIR
- a CDS encoding L,D-transpeptidase — its product is MRAALPYRAFARFAVAAMIVFTVFAGVVTPQSAAAEDTPAQLPVTAQGMAAKAYFPPTSHTLSGSLLTSWMDTGLMIIGYPISEPVQEKGRTVQYFERSRLEVWPENAGTKWEVQGTLLGTWLAEQRYGKNRNNPAFTPLPAGSTSDNPDRVIFPETMHSLAYSFKNYWDQNGGLWQFGFPISEEFQEDGFTVQYFERARFEWHPEFAGTQYEVLLGLLGNDYAKELKIPTTPVAQPADALIYDAGVFNPQIANAFRNGTGMWWARVSTDAVSIRTAPRADAPAMDVVYNRRPIPIHAVVKGDVREGSDAWYLTDNYGYVPAVYVSPLVLNAPPQTFSGHWVDVNLSQFYAVAYSGNTPTYVAIIAAGRDGKTPVGVFNVQYQVRSEIMDSATVGIPHGSPGWYYLENVEYTQY